A genomic window from Brassica oleracea var. oleracea cultivar TO1000 chromosome C8, BOL, whole genome shotgun sequence includes:
- the LOC106307157 gene encoding 3-ketoacyl-CoA synthase 3-like, whose translation MDLLCILSSLLISYLIFKIWKRIDSKRDQSCYILDYQCHKPSDDRMVSTQFSGEIILRNKHLRLNEYKFLLKAIVSSGIGEQTYAPRLFFEGREECPTQQDALSEMEEFYIDTIKKLLERNKLSPTDIDVLVVNVAMLNTTPSLSARIINHYKMREDIKVFNLTAMGCSASVISVDIVKNIFKTYKNKLALVVTSESLSQNWYSGNNRSMILANCLFRSGGCAVLLTNKRCLSGKAMFKLKCLVRTHHGAREDSYNACVQKEDELGRVGIHLDKTLPKAATRAFVDNLKVITPKILPVTELFRFMLSVLLKKLRGNPSKGSTAVAQAAPKAGINFKTGIDHFCIHTGGKAVIDAIGYSLDLSEYDLEPARMTLHRFGNTSASSLWYVLGYMEAKKRLRRGDRVFMISFGAGFKCNSCVWEVVRDLNVGESLGNVWNHCIDQYPPQSIVNPFLEKYGWIREEDDHDTFKIREEAM comes from the exons ATGGATCTTCTATGTATCCTCTCTTCTCTTCTCATCTCTTACCTCATCTTCAAGATCTGGAAACGTATAGATTCAAAGAGAGATCAAAGCTGCTACATCTTGGACTATCAATGTCACAAACCTTCTGACGATCGTATGGTGAGTACTCAATTCAGCGGTGAGATCATCCTTCGAAACAAACACCTACGACTCAACGAGTACAAGTTCCTCCTCAAAGCCATCGTTAGTTCAGGTATCGGAGAGCAGACGTACGCACCAAGGCTCTTCTTTGAAGGCCGTGAAGAGTGTCCTACTCAACAAGATGCGCTCTCGGAGATGGAAGAGTTTTACATAGACACAATCAAGAAACTCCTCGAGAGAAACAAACTCTCACCTACGGATATCGACGTCCTTGTAGTCAACGTGGCCATGCTCAACACAACACCTTCTCTATCTGCAAGAATCATTAACCACTACAAAATGAGAGAAGACATAAAA GTATTCAATTTGACGGCAATGGGATGTAGCGCTAGTGTTATCTCCGTAGACATCGTTAAAAACATCTTCAAAACGTACAAGAACAAGCTTGCTCTTGTTGTAACCTCTGAGTCACTTAGTCAGAACTGGTACAGTGGAAACAACCGGTCTATGATCCTAGCTAACTGCTTGTTCCGGTCCGGTGGCTGCGCCGTTCTCTTGACTAACAAGCGTTGTCTGAGCGGTAAAGCCATGTTTAAGCTCAAGTGTTTGGTACGGACCCACCATGGAGCCAGAGAGGATTCATACAACGCATGTGTCCAAAAAGAGGACGAGCTAGGCCGTGTCGGTATCCACTTAGACAAGACTCTTCCAAAAGCAGCGACTAGAGCCTTCGTAGACAACCTCAAAGTCATCACTCCCAAGATTCTTCCCGTGACCGAGCTCTTTAGGTTCATGTTAAGTGTTCTCCTCAAGAAGCTTCGTGGAAACCCTAGCAAAGGCTCCACGGCAGTGGCTCAGGCAGCTCCAAAGGCAGGGATTAACTTCAAAACCGGTATTGACCATTTCTGCATTCACACGGGGGGTAAAGCCGTTATAGACGCAATAGGTTACAGCCTCGACTTGTCCGAATACGATCTTGAACCGGCGAGGATGACGCTACACCGGTTTGGGAACACGTCAGCGAGTAGCTTGTGGTATGTTTTGGGGTATATGGAAGCTAAAAAGAGGCTGAGAAGAGGAGATAGAGTGTTCATGATAAGCTTTGGGGCAGGTTTCAAGTGCAATAGCTGCGTTTGGGAGGTTGTGAGGGATCTTAACGTTGGAGAATCTTTGGGGAATGTTTGGAACCATTGCATTGATCAGTACCCTCCACAATCTATTGTGAATCCTTTTCTTGAGAAGTATGGTTGGATTCGTGAAGAAGATGATCATGACACTTTCAAGATCCGCGAAGAAGCTATGTGA
- the LOC106308403 gene encoding uncharacterized protein LOC106308403 — protein sequence MRTFFSEGDLYDLQHSGDCLSWRGTRGDYLVRCRLDRAVANGYWAELFPKARSQYLTYEGSDHKPIVSFFEPDKKKRRGLFRFDRRLRDNPEVKALVNLEWKKARNMSVNDRISLIRAAITDWSKRRYYNSRLLIEQKKRELEEAMTDPSNDTDLISKISNDLSAAYSAEEEHWRQRSRLLWLSLGDRNTGFFHATTKNRRRANAFSVIEDEEGVAVYQEDQISKVIVEYFQKLFSSVEGQREDTVNYALVPMVTEDQNVTLIQVPTALEIKEAALSIHADKAPGPDGFSAGFFHSNWDSIGDEIVKEIQEFFVSNKLPARINETHIRLIPKVQSPQRVAEYRPIVLCNVYYKIISKIMTKRLQPLLSGIISENQSAFVPGRAISDNVLITHEVLHYLKSSDAEKRCSMAVKTDMSKAYDRLEWDFIKCVLLRLGFHEKWVDLVMQCVSTVTYSFLINGSPRGKVTPSRGIRQGDPLSPYIFILCSEVLSGLCNKAQEGGSLKGISIARGSPRLNHLLFADDTMFFLRASKDSSEALLRVLKAYEEASGQSINTEKSAVTFSRRTPTSLRSTVKETLGIQKVGGSGKYLGLPELFGRKKRDLFSSIIDRIQQKAAGWSNRYLSTAGKMTMLKSVLTPIPSFAMTCFQLPVSLCKRIQSTLTGFWWGKKDGRNKMAWISWTKMTMPKDQGGLDFRDIQSINDAFLTKLSWRLVRNPTNLLGRTLLEKYYPNGDFLTCTVSSSCSHGWRGIMVGRDLIAENSGWAVGNGESLNIWESPWLSLTAQERPIGPAPEALVNITVAELFLPEKNEWNLELIRQILPFEEHKIRMLKPSWTGAPDKLMWVHSVTGEYTTKTGYAVAIPKHTDLTQIPQGILDFNWRKSVWNLHTAPKNKIFIWKIFHRALPVGEILRARQINVDGRCKICGLPETIDHLFLHCSFAKQVWNLVPVWPSIDYSGTAELRSEWNHLMARQALPPTGLAAGSLAPWILWQLWKARNSLLFNDKGFSVRDIISVAIAAAREWNQSQELASTKKILLKPRVTPQEDSVRVRSDAAWNEANKVAGLGWIIRSRNRSSSYSEPARYVGSPLVAEGLALREAILRCRDLGLPRLRCESDCAQLIKALTSDQSFAELYGIVADIKSASFSFDFISFSWISRENNREADDLAKKKLSSEFVLIAAINSG from the coding sequence ATGCGTACCTTTTTCTCGGAAGGGGACTTGTATGATCTACAACATTCTGGCGATTGTTTATCATGGAGAGGGACGAGAGGTGATTACCTTGTGAGGTGCAGACTGGATAGAGCGGTAGCTAACGGCTACTGGGCGGAGCTGTTTCCAAAAGCGCGTTCCCAGTATTTGACATATGAAGGCTCAGACCATAAGCCGATTGTTTCCTTCTTCGAACCTGATAAGAAAAAGAGACGTGGACTGTTTCGGTTCGACAGGAGACTCAGGGACAATCCAGAAGTCAAAGCTCTGGTGAACCTAGAATGGAAAAAGGCGAGAAACATGTCTGTTAATGACAGAATATCTCTCATCCGAGCAGCTATAACCGACTGGAGTAAAAGAAGATATTACAACAGCAGACTGCTTATTGAGCAAAAGAAGAGGGAGCTAGAGGAGGCCATGACAGACCCATCAAACGATACGGACCTGATTAGTAAGATATCAAACGACCTGAGTGCAGCGTATTCGGCGGAAGAAGAACATTGGCGACAAAGGAGCCGACTCCTATGGCTCAGTCTAGGTGATAGGAACACTGGATTCTTTCACGCTACGACCAAGAACAGAAGGAGAGCGAACGCGTTTTCAGTGATTGAGGATGAAGAAGGCGTGGCAGTGTATCAGGAAGACCAAATTTCCAAGGTCATTGTGGAGTACTTCCAAAAACTTTTTTCATCAGTGGAGGGACAGAGAGAGGACACAGTCAACTATGCTCTGGTACCTATGGTGACAGAGGATCAGAATGTCACCTTAATCCAGGTCCCGACAGCTTTGGAAATTAAAGAGGCTGCTCTCTCAATTCACGCCGACAAAGCTCCCGGACCGGACGGATTCTCCGCGGGCTTTTTTCATTCAAACTGGGACAGTATAGGCGACGAAATAGTCAAGGAAATCCAGGAGTTCTTCGTCTCAAACAAGTTGCCGGCAAGGATCAATGAGACGCACATCCGTCTTATACCGAAAGTGCAAAGCCCTCAGAGAGTGGCGGAATATAGACCAATTGTACTATGCAATGTCTATTATAAAATTATCTCGAAGATAATGACAAAAAGGCTCCAGCCCCTGCTATCGGGAATTATCTCCGAGAATCAATCGGCCTTTGTACCGGGGCGTGCCATCTCTGACAATGTGCTTATCACCCATGAGGTCCTCCACTACCTCAAATCGTCAGATGCTGAGAAGCGTTGCTCTATGGCCGTGAAAACCGACATGAGCAAAGCTTACGACAGATTGGAATGGGACTTCATCAAATGTGTGTTGTTAAGACTAGGCTTTCACGAGAAATGGGTGGACTTAGTGATGCAATGTGTATCCACAGTTACGTACTCTTTCCTCATCAACGGCTCGCCTAGAGGAAAAGTCACACCGAGTAGGGGAATCCGCCAAGGAGACCCACTCTCACCATACATATTCATTTTGTGTAGTGAGGTTCTCTCGGGTCTCTGTAACAAGGCACAAGAGGGGGGTTCTCTAAAAGGAATCAGTATAGCTCGAGGGAGTCCTCGACTAAATCACCTTCTCTTTGCCGACGATACAATGTTCTTTTTAAGAGCAAGCAAGGACAGCAGCGAAGCGCTATTGAGGGTTCTAAAAGCATATGAAGAAGCATCTGGTCAATCGATCAACACCGAGAAGTCTGCTGTTACGTTCTCGCGGAGGACACCTACCTCGCTGAGGTCTACTGTCAAAGAAACCCTGGGAATTCAAAAGGTGGGAGGTTCCGGTAAGTACCTCGGGTTACCGGAGCTATTTGGAAGGAAGAAACGCGATCTGTTCTCATCTATTATCGACAGAATTCAACAGAAGGCAGCGGGTTGGTCCAATAGATACCTGTCTACAGCCGGGAAAATGACGATGCTGAAGAGTGTTCTCACTCCGATTCCGTCCTTTGCAATGACGTGTTTCCAGCTTCCGGTTTCGCTATGTAAAAGAATTCAATCGACTTTGACCGGTTTCTGGTGGGGTAAAAAAGATGGTAGAAACAAGATGGCATGGATTTCATGGACGAAGATGACCATGCCGAAAGATCAAGGAGGATTGGACTTTCGTGATATTCAGAGTATCAACGATGCTTTCCTCACAAAGCTCAGTTGGAGACTTGTGCGCAACCCGACTAACCTGTTAGGCAGAACCTTGCTTGAAAAATATTACCCAAATGGAGATTTTCTTACTTGCACAGTTAGTAGTTCTTGCTCCCATGGCTGGAGAGGTATCATGGTAGGACGTGACTTAATTGCTGAGAATTCTGGTTGGGCTGTGGGCAATGGTGAAAGCTTGAATATATGGGAATCTCCGTGGCTCAGCCTTACAGCCCAAGAGAGACCCATAGGACCTGCCCCTGAAGCCCTCGTTAACATCACAGTGGCAGAGCTATTCTTACCTGAGAAGAACGAGTGGAACCTAGAGCTGATCAGACAAATTCTCCCCTTTGAGGAACACAAGATTAGAATGCTAAAACCAAGTTGGACGGGAGCTCCGGACAAGCTAATGTGGGTGCATTCTGTGACAGGTGAATACACCACAAAGACTGGATACGCTGTTGCAATACCAAAACACACCGATCTTACTCAAATCCCACAAGGAATCTTGGATTTCAACTGGAGAAAAAGTGTTTGGAACCTCCACACTGCCCCAAAAAACAAGATTTTCATCTGGAAGATTTTTCACAGAGCCTTGCCAGTTGGCGAGATTTTAAGAGCAAGACAGATCAATGTAGATGGCAGATGTAAAATCTGTGGACTACCGGAAACTATTGACCATCTGTTCCTGCATTGCTCCTTCGCCAAGCAGGTATGGAACTTGGTTCCGGTATGGCCAAGCATCGATTACAGTGGAACAGCAGAATTGCGGAGTGAATGGAACCACCTGATGGCTCGCCAAGCCCTCCCACCAACAGGACTCGCAGCGGGATCGCTAGCTCCATGGATTCTCTGGCAACTATGGAAGGCAAGAAATAGCCTGCTGTTTAATGACAAAGGCTTCTCAGTCAGGGACATTATCTCGGTGGCTATTGCTGCTGCCCGGGAATGGAACCAAAGTCAAGAGCTGGCCTCAACGAAGAAGATTCTACTGAAGCCAAGAGTGACACCCCAAGAAGACTCTGTGAGAGTAAGATCGGATGCAGCTTGGAATGAAGCTAACAAAGTTGCAGGGCTTGGATGGATCATTAGATCACGGAACAGAAGTTCGTCTTACTCGGAGCCTGCCAGGTATGTGGGATCTCCTCTTGTAGCTGAGGGACTAGCGCTAAGAGAAGCCATTCTGAGATGTCGTGACCTTGGTCTCCCGAGGCTCAGGTGTGAATCTGACTGTGCCCAACTTATCAAGGCGTTGACCTCTGATCAGTCTTTTGCAGAACTTTACGGTATTGTAGCGGATATCAAGTCCGCTAGCTTTTCTTTTGATTTCATCTCATTCTCCTGGATCTCTCGTGAGAATAATAGGGAGGCAGATGATTTGGCAAAGAAGAAGTTATCTTCTGAATTTGTATTAATAGCCGCAATCAACTCTGGCTAG
- the LOC106311011 gene encoding probable NOT transcription complex subunit VIP2: MSSSSNSTSSLTGSTSSAPDGSGRTFTPFFPQFGSMSPVLNPDGTLKGVYDVEDHSFIPTSKATRGGPRNSVLGAPTLVNATSSRAPPPPSSMGNTAGGGSMSRALISDGGSILSSTGSMGGGDSMSRALISDGGSILSSTGSMGGGGSMSRGLISDGGSILSSTGSMGGGGSMSRGLISDGGSILSSTGSMGGGGLMSRALFSDGGSIMSSMGSMDGSTEHYRSMMIGLQGSPQVYSMPGSAYPTAAGGHSQTYVQAMNSLSSMSLMNSIYTTTDYQMDLHQQELMMQSQQSSMGRHGGFYFGDASMPTYPLQLPSAQAVSRSGVISSQTGGPPTIGSRSVNAATGYDQPLQHHQNTSQFGGQKLPAIGQPIRDVGSQPTHATTQSTPDPFGMLGLVNVINQTNPDVTTLALGIDLQAMGLDMTSKENLFKTFASPWANEPLKEDQDHFDLPQCYNAIQLPPPNQEMFRRFAMKTLFYIFYSMPKDEAQLYAANELNNRYWFYHKEHKCWFKRIGKPLLQTNAYERGTYDCFDPDKFETVQKENIVIYYEMLERRPSLPQHRV; encoded by the exons ATGTCAAGTTCTTCTAAT TCGACGTCATCACTCACCGGTTCTACTTCGAGTGCACCAGACGGTTCAGGGAGAACGTTCACTCCTTTCTTTCCTCAGTTTGGGTCGATGTCTCCTGTTTTAAACCCTGATG GAACTCTTAAGGGCGTTTATGATGTTGAAGACCACTCTTTTATTCCCACCTCGAAGGCTACCCGTGGTGGACCGAGAAACTCAG TTTTGGGAGCTCCAACTTTGGTAAATGCCACCAGCTCTCGAGCACCACCACCACCGAGTTCCATGGGGAATACGGCTGGTGGAGGCTCAATGAGCAGGGCCTTGATCTCTGATGGAGGAAGTATACTGAGCTCTACGGGGAGTATGGGTGGTGGAGACTCAATGAGCAGGGCTTTGATCTCTGATGGAGGAAGTATACTGAGCTCTACGGGGAGTATGGGTGGTGGAGGCTCAATGAGCAGGGGATTGATCTCTGATGGAGGAAGTATACTGAGCTCTACGGGGAGTATGGGTGGTGGAGGCTCAATGAGCAGGGGATTGATCTCTGATGGAGGAAGTATACTGAGCTCTACGGGGAGTATGGGTGGTGGAGGCTTAATGAGCAGGGCTTTGTTCTCTGATGGAGGAAGTATCATGAGCTCTATGGGGAGTATGGATGGAAGTACTGAACATTATAGATCAATGATGATTGGGCTCCAAG GATCCCCACAGGTTTATTCTATGCCTGGAAGCGCCTACCCTACTGCTGCTGGGGGACATTCCCAAACTTATGTTCAAGCAATGAACAGCCTAAGCTCTATGAGCTTAATGAACTCCATCTACACCACAA CTGATTATCAAATGGATTTGCATCAGCAAGAATTAATGATGCAATCTCAACAGTCATCT ATGGGAAGGCATGGTGGGTTTTACTTTGGTGATGCGTCTATGCCAACATATCCTCTACAACTACCAAGTGCTCAAGCTGTGAGCCGTAGTGGTGTTATCTCCTCTCAG ACTGGTGGACCTCCGACTATTGGATCAAGATCTGTGAATGCTGCAACGGGTTATGACCAGCCCCTCCAGCACCATCAGAACACGTCCCAGTTTGGCGGGCAGAAGCTACCAGCGATCGGCCAGCCCATCAGAGACGTGGGATCACAACCAACGCACGCGACGACACAGTCCACTCCTGACCCTTTTGGCATGCTAGGTTTGGTTAATGTGATAAACCAGACCAACCCTGACGTGACTACTTTGGCACTTGGGATTGACTTGCAGGCAATGGGGTTAGATATGACCTCCAAAGAAAATCTTTTCAAGACTTTCGCCTCGCCTTGGGCTAATGAACCCCTTAAAGAGGATCAAGATCACTTCGATCTACCGCAGTGTTACAACGCAATACAACTACCACCTCCAAAT CAAGAGATGTTTAGAAGGTTTGCCATGAAGACATTGTTTTACATATTTTATAG CATGCCGAAAGATGAGGCGCAGCTATACGCAGCTAATGAACT TAACAACAGGTACTGGTTCTACCACAAAGAACACAAGTGTTGGTTCAAACGAATTGGGAAACCTCTCCTGCAAACAAATGCTTATGAAAGAGGAACATATGACTGTTTCGATCCAGACAAATTTGAGACCGTTCAAAAG GAAAATATTGTTATTTATTATGAGATGCTGGAAAGGAGGCCGTCTCTACCTCAACACCGAGTGTAA
- the LOC106309962 gene encoding histone H4, protein MSGRGKGGKGLGKGGAKRHRKVLRDNIQGITKPAIRRLARRGGVKRISGLIYEETRGVLKIFLENVIRDAVTYTEHARRKTVTAMDVVYALKRQGRTLYGFGG, encoded by the coding sequence ATGTCAGGAAGAGGAAAGGGAGGAAAGGGATTGGGAAAAGGAGGAGCGAAGAGGCACAGGAAGGTTCTCAGGGATAACATCCAAGGCATCACCAAGCCTGCGATTCGTCGTCTTGCTCGCAGAGGTGGAGTGAAGCGTATTAGCGGTCTGATCTACGAGGAGACCAGAGGAGTCCTCAAGATCTTCCTCGAGAATGTCATCCGCGACGCCGTGACTTACACCGAGCACGCTAGGAGGAAGACGGTTACTGCTATGGATGTGGTGTATGCTTTGAAGAGGCAGGGACGCACTCTCTACGGGTTCGGCGGTTAA
- the LOC106312672 gene encoding uncharacterized protein LOC106312672: MAERSFSQLPISSSHGGRRMMNTRRGVFPVSEYWIHAIPVIIFLCFFTLWFFSHSVSLDEGSGEIMSVRLLEKSMAVRNESHVSLAVLASSAVSPATSNQTLTIHHNVTQPHSATDKAEIRKREEVKAKGKKKKGGRKEKMEKDINKSKSVKKAKKSLAG; this comes from the exons ATGGCGGAAAGATCCTTCTCGCAGCTCCCGATCTCTTCATCTCACGGCGGCAGGAGGATGATGAACACCAGGAGAGGAGTTTTTCCGGTGTCGGAGTACTGGATCCACGCGATTCCGGTCATCATCTTCCTCTGTTTCTTCACGCTCTGGTTCTTCTCCCACTCAG TGAGCTTGGACGAGGGCAGTGGTGAGATCATGTCAGTGCGTCTTCTCGAGAAATCAATGGCCGTGAGAAACGAGTCTCATGTGAGCTTGGCGGTTCTTGCTTCCTCCGCCGTCTCACCAGCGACTTCTAACCAGACTCTGACTATTCATCACAACGTTACGCAACCGCACAGTGCGACTGACAAGGCTGAGATTCGTAAACGGGAAGAGGTAAAGGCGAAAGGGAAGAAGAAGAAAGGAGGTAGAAAAGAGAAGATGGAGAAAGATATCAACAAGTCCAAATCGGTGAAGAAAGCAAAGAAGTCACTCGCCGGCTAA
- the LOC106312671 gene encoding probable serine/threonine-protein kinase RLCKVII produces the protein MGCFGSSKKSSKRSEKNRKDTVKIRKTLGGTSDKRDDQTQPCSDSTKVSPYRDVNKEGVVVKEEDQLALDVKGLNLDDQPTGKKAQTFTFEELKVATGNFRSDCFLGEGGFGKVFKGTLEKLDQVVAIKQLDRNGAQGIREFAVEVLTLSLADHPNLVKLIGFCAEGDQRLLVYEYMPLGSLEDHLHDLPYGKKPLDWNTRMKIAAGAARGLEYLHDRMKPPVIYRDLKCSNILLGEDYQPKLSDFGLAKVGPSGDNTHVSTRVMGTYGYCAPDYAMTGQLTFKSDIYSFGVVLLELITGRKAIDSTKERKDQNLVGWARPLFKDRRNFPKMVDPFLQGQYPVRGLYQALAIAAMCVQEQPNMRPVVSDVVLALNFLAASKYDPNSPSSSSRRRNASLHRDRDDEEKRPDLLKETESEVSS, from the exons ATGGGTTGTTTCGGAAGCAGTAAGAAATCGAGCAAACGATCGGAGAAGAATCGCAAGGATACTGTGAAAATCAGGAAGACCCTCGGTGGTACAAGCGATAAGAGAGACGATCAGACTCAGCCCTGTTCAG ATTCCACAAAAGTCAGTCCATATCGAGATGTAAACAAGGAAGGTGTTGTTGTTAAGGAGGAGGATCAGTTAGCTCTCGACGTGAAGGGTTTGAATTTAGACGATCAACCCACAGGGAAGAAAGCGCAGACCTTTACATTCGAAGAGCTTAAGGTCGCTACAGGGAACTTTAGGTCTGATTGTTTTCTTGGTGAAGGAGGTTTCGGTAAAGTTTTCAAGGGAACTTTAGAGAAACTTGATCAG GTTGTTGCAATCAAGCAACTTGACCGTAACGGTGCTCAAGGAATCAGGGAGTTCGCGGTTGAGGTGTTGACGCTAAGTCTCGCTGACCATCCTAATCTCGTGAAGCTTATTGGGTTTTGCGCTGAGGGTGATCAGAGACTGTTGGTCTACGAGTACATGCCGCTAGGATCCCTCGAAGATCATCTACATG ATCTCCCATATGGTAAAAAGCCACTAGATTGGAACACTCGGATGAAGATAGCAGCTGGTGCAGCAAGGGGACTAGAGTATCTGCACGATAGAATGAAACCTCCCGTGATCTACCGTGATCTCAAATGCTCGAACATCTTGCTTGGTGAAGATTATCAACCAAAGCTATCAGACTTTGGGTTGGCTAAAGTTGGACCGAGCGGGGACAACACCCACGTCTCCACAAGGGTTATGGGAACTTATGGATACTGTGCTCCTGACTATGCTATGACGGGTCAGCTCACGTTTAAATCCGATATATACAGTTTTGGAGTAGTCCTTCTGGAGCTTATCACCGGGAGGAAAGCGATTGATAGTACAAAAGAGCGTAAAGATCAAAACTTGGTCGGATGG GCACGACCGTTGTTCAAAGACAGGAGGAACTTCCCGAAAATGGTTGACCCATTTCTTCAGGGACAGTACCCTGTTAGAGGACTGTACCAAGCGCTTGCAATTGCAGCAATGTGCGTTCAAGAGCAGCCGAACATGAGGCCTGTTGTATCCGATGTAGTGTTGGCTCTCAACTTTTTAGCAGCTTCTAAATATGATCCGAATAGTCCTAGCAGCAGCAGCAGGAGGAGGAACGCTTCTTTACACAGAGATAGAGATGATGAAGAGAAAAGACCAGACCTACTCAAGGAAACAGAATCCGAAGTGTCTTCATAG